In the genome of Rhizobium etli 8C-3, one region contains:
- a CDS encoding PstS family phosphate ABC transporter substrate-binding protein produces MNKYLGSCAVAAILLATAGVASARDQIKIVGSSTVFPYTQAVAEEFANKTGKPAPVVESTGTGGGFKAFCGGVGEDFADITGASRAIKESEVKLCAGNGVTDITEALIGYDGLSVAVSRSNTGDWNLTKGQIFQALAAQLPDGKGGLTANPNKKWSDIDKSLPDVDIVAFGPPPTSGTRDAFVELVMHPGCEKTPGMADLKKADEKKYTEACSRMRQDGPFIEAGENDNLIVQRLESDPNSVGIFGYSFLYENEDKLKDIKIEGVEASFETIKDGSYPVSRPLFIYVKNAHRDVIPGMKEFLEEYTSKSSMGEDGYLAERGLTPLDESKRAEVEKAVMAAKKLGS; encoded by the coding sequence ATGAACAAATATCTCGGAAGCTGCGCAGTCGCCGCTATTTTGCTGGCAACCGCAGGCGTCGCATCGGCTCGCGATCAGATCAAGATCGTCGGCTCCTCCACCGTGTTTCCCTACACTCAAGCAGTTGCTGAAGAGTTTGCCAACAAGACTGGCAAGCCCGCTCCGGTCGTCGAGTCCACCGGCACGGGCGGCGGCTTCAAGGCCTTCTGCGGTGGCGTCGGCGAAGACTTCGCAGATATCACGGGCGCTTCCCGCGCAATCAAGGAATCGGAAGTCAAGCTCTGCGCCGGCAACGGCGTGACCGACATCACCGAAGCTCTCATTGGTTATGACGGCCTGTCTGTCGCCGTATCCAGGTCCAATACCGGCGACTGGAACCTGACCAAGGGGCAGATCTTCCAGGCGCTCGCCGCGCAGCTTCCCGATGGTAAGGGCGGCCTGACTGCCAACCCGAACAAGAAGTGGTCGGACATCGACAAGTCCCTCCCGGACGTCGATATCGTCGCCTTCGGACCGCCGCCGACCTCCGGTACCCGTGACGCATTCGTCGAACTGGTTATGCATCCGGGCTGCGAGAAGACCCCAGGCATGGCTGACCTCAAGAAAGCCGACGAGAAAAAATACACGGAAGCCTGCTCGCGCATGCGTCAGGACGGCCCGTTCATCGAAGCCGGCGAAAACGACAATCTCATCGTTCAGCGTCTTGAATCCGATCCGAACTCGGTCGGCATCTTCGGCTATTCGTTCCTCTATGAGAACGAAGACAAGCTCAAGGATATCAAGATCGAAGGCGTCGAGGCAAGCTTCGAGACCATCAAGGACGGCTCTTATCCGGTATCCCGACCGCTCTTCATCTATGTCAAGAATGCGCATCGCGACGTCATCCCTGGCATGAAGGAGTTCCTGGAAGAATATACTTCCAAATCTTCGATGGGCGAGGACGGCTACCTTGCTGAACGCGGTCTGACGCCTCTCGACGAATCCAAGCGTGCGGAAGTCGAGAAGGCTGTCATGGCAGCCAAGAAGCTCGGCTCGTAA
- the phnC gene encoding phosphonate ABC transporter ATP-binding protein gives MLEITDLTRRFGGKTAVDQTNLRIPQGQMVGIIGRSGAGKSTLLRMINRLQEPTSGSIQFCGVEVSALRGQALRNWQRDCAMIFQQFNLVPRLDVLTNVMLGRLNHRPTMLSILSIFSRDERIHAIAALERLGIEQTALQTAGTLSGGQQQRVAIARALMQNPKMVLADEPIASLDPLNAKIVMDALRDINEREGITVITNLHTLDTARNYCERIVGMAAGRIVFDGKPSELTAAAVKEIYGTDSDGAGIDETMTSTSINMPGPATAQASAARQPVALAGL, from the coding sequence ATGCTGGAAATAACGGATTTGACCCGGCGGTTCGGTGGCAAAACCGCGGTCGACCAGACGAACCTGAGAATACCGCAGGGCCAAATGGTGGGCATCATCGGCCGCTCGGGCGCCGGCAAATCCACACTTCTGCGCATGATCAACCGCCTGCAGGAGCCGACTTCCGGTTCCATCCAATTCTGCGGCGTCGAGGTCTCTGCTCTGCGTGGCCAAGCCCTGCGCAACTGGCAGCGCGATTGTGCGATGATCTTCCAGCAGTTCAATCTCGTCCCTCGCCTCGACGTTTTGACCAATGTCATGCTCGGCCGCCTCAATCACCGCCCGACCATGCTGAGCATCCTCAGCATCTTCAGCCGCGACGAGCGTATTCATGCGATTGCGGCTCTGGAGCGCCTCGGCATCGAACAGACGGCGCTACAAACGGCCGGTACGCTCTCCGGCGGCCAGCAGCAGCGCGTGGCCATCGCGCGTGCCCTGATGCAGAACCCGAAGATGGTCCTCGCCGACGAGCCGATCGCCTCGCTCGACCCGCTGAATGCCAAGATCGTCATGGATGCGCTGCGCGACATCAACGAGCGCGAGGGCATCACCGTCATCACCAACCTGCATACGCTCGATACGGCGCGCAATTACTGTGAACGCATCGTCGGCATGGCCGCCGGCCGCATCGTTTTCGACGGTAAGCCTTCCGAGCTGACAGCGGCTGCGGTCAAGGAAATCTACGGCACCGACAGCGATGGCGCCGGCATCGACGAAACAATGACCTCCACCTCGATCAACATGCCCGGGCCAGCCACCGCTCAAGCATCCGCCGCCCGGCAACCCGTCGCCCTGGCGGGTCTGTGA
- the phnD gene encoding phosphonate ABC transporter substrate-binding protein: protein MVKKALFAATALLALAGAAAAENLKEFRVGILGGENEADRLRNFQCLSEKLPAAIGVEKDSFFPAADYDGVVQGLLGGTLDYAELGASAYAKVYLANPKAVEPILTTVQTDGATGYYSVMVARKDSGIKKLEEMKGKKLGFADPDSTSGYLVPLVTLPEATGAPVKEYFSSTGFGGGHENLVLEVVKGNFDAGTTWASGVGEFKDGYSSGNLRKMVDKGILNMDDLVELWKSPLIPNGPVVVRSSLNEDMKAKFKAFMMDLPKSDPACFSAIQGGDFKGFTEVNVDFYKPIVDVRKAAIGG from the coding sequence ATGGTAAAGAAAGCACTCTTCGCCGCGACAGCGCTTCTAGCGCTTGCCGGCGCTGCCGCAGCCGAAAATCTCAAGGAATTCCGGGTTGGCATTCTGGGAGGCGAAAACGAAGCTGACCGGCTGCGCAATTTCCAATGCCTGTCTGAAAAGCTTCCTGCAGCAATCGGCGTCGAGAAGGACTCCTTCTTCCCGGCAGCTGACTACGACGGCGTTGTCCAGGGCCTGCTCGGCGGCACGCTAGACTACGCAGAACTGGGCGCATCGGCCTATGCCAAGGTCTATCTCGCCAATCCCAAGGCCGTCGAGCCGATCCTGACGACCGTGCAGACCGACGGCGCAACCGGCTACTACTCGGTCATGGTCGCCCGCAAGGACAGCGGCATCAAGAAGCTCGAAGAAATGAAGGGCAAGAAGCTCGGCTTTGCCGATCCTGACTCGACTTCCGGCTACCTCGTTCCCCTCGTCACACTGCCTGAAGCCACTGGCGCTCCGGTCAAGGAATACTTCTCCTCCACCGGTTTTGGCGGCGGCCACGAAAATCTCGTCTTGGAAGTCGTAAAAGGCAACTTCGATGCGGGCACGACCTGGGCCTCGGGCGTGGGCGAGTTCAAGGATGGCTACAGCTCCGGTAACCTTCGCAAGATGGTCGACAAGGGCATCTTGAACATGGACGACCTCGTCGAGCTCTGGAAGTCGCCGCTCATCCCGAATGGCCCAGTCGTCGTGCGTTCCTCGCTGAACGAAGACATGAAGGCCAAATTCAAGGCGTTCATGATGGACCTGCCGAAGTCGGATCCGGCCTGCTTCTCGGCAATTCAGGGGGGCGATTTCAAGGGCTTTACCGAAGTCAACGTCGATTTCTACAAGCCGATCGTCGACGTCCGCAAGGCAGCCATTGGCGGCTGA
- the phnE gene encoding phosphonate ABC transporter, permease protein PhnE, with product MSDTALRHFPSESANMIERHWHELASRRRGQTFLALFLVVVFTAGSVWFANETNAGKFWDRLPYLADFVGDLVPRDAWEPARALLDLPSPYYDGSQKYDYPEGRFYVTQTLYVPEYVEKIVETVNIAIFSTGVGFCLGFALCFFAAKNMMPNAYVRGAVRRFMEILRAFPEVVIAGFCLAILSLGPVPAIIALSVHTTGALGKMFFEVVENADMRPDEGLRAVGATWLERVWFGMVPQVMPNFVSYFLLRLEINVRASTIIGAVGGGGIGELLRLSIGQGHPAKTLAIVFLLFCTIIAVDQFSAWLRRKLVGEQSFRTVA from the coding sequence ATGAGCGACACCGCGCTGCGCCACTTCCCGAGTGAATCCGCAAACATGATCGAGCGGCACTGGCACGAACTTGCCTCCCGGCGCCGCGGCCAGACATTCCTTGCCTTGTTTCTCGTCGTCGTCTTCACAGCGGGTTCGGTGTGGTTCGCCAATGAGACCAACGCGGGCAAGTTTTGGGACCGCCTACCCTATCTGGCAGACTTCGTGGGGGACCTCGTGCCGCGTGACGCGTGGGAGCCGGCGCGCGCCCTGCTCGATCTCCCTTCCCCCTATTACGACGGCAGCCAGAAGTACGACTATCCCGAGGGCCGGTTCTACGTCACGCAGACCCTCTACGTTCCGGAATATGTCGAAAAGATCGTCGAGACGGTGAACATCGCCATCTTCTCCACGGGCGTCGGCTTCTGCCTGGGATTTGCACTGTGCTTCTTCGCTGCCAAAAACATGATGCCGAATGCCTATGTCCGTGGAGCGGTGCGCCGTTTCATGGAGATCCTGCGGGCGTTTCCCGAGGTCGTCATCGCGGGCTTTTGCCTGGCGATCCTCTCGCTCGGGCCGGTCCCGGCGATCATCGCACTATCCGTCCACACCACCGGAGCGCTCGGAAAGATGTTCTTCGAGGTGGTGGAGAACGCCGACATGCGCCCTGATGAAGGCCTGCGGGCCGTCGGCGCGACCTGGCTTGAACGGGTCTGGTTTGGAATGGTGCCGCAGGTCATGCCCAACTTCGTGAGCTATTTCCTCCTGAGGCTCGAGATCAACGTGCGGGCGTCCACCATCATCGGAGCGGTCGGCGGCGGCGGTATCGGCGAACTTCTCAGGCTTTCGATCGGACAGGGTCATCCGGCCAAGACTCTTGCGATCGTATTCCTCCTCTTCTGCACCATCATTGCCGTCGACCAGTTCTCCGCATGGCTGCGTAGAAAGCTGGTCGGCGAGCAGTCGTTCCGCACCGTCGCATGA
- the phnE gene encoding phosphonate ABC transporter, permease protein PhnE: MNTLSPVQKADIAARHPQFFDRTSLRPYRAPLLVILAAAYVAFSFWFFAFGKVFSQADYSIAGTYLADWISYEVRPEIDMAADGTMKISYSRFDPLGEDPNPGWVETEKSVVTHQTGTATPTVSLSEPQTTPKSCISLMVPGAAMGSSAPKGPESPPQAPAATAPATVTEEVVTRARIAMSSNSSIEMTANKAVLTRGAETVVVPMGRSDIRIDAPLPDWASQRRPGEKIIASFGFAGWAEVTTNDVKVHKRFLGWANFLFDTRSPFFGKPYSEVASLIFGGPRIDPERSNLALAWNNILYNSEWQHLDVWTKLLQTIVMAFVGTLFASLVAFPLAFVAARNITRNGVANHVTKRSFDFLRSVDMLIWALFFTRGFGPGPLAGISAIFFTDTGTLGKLYSESLENIDEKQREGVRSVGASPIAVQRFGVLPQVLPVFASQALYFWESNTRSATIIGAVGAGGIGLKLWEAMRTNQDWENVGYMVLLILIVVFAFDAVSNAIRTRLMGRR; the protein is encoded by the coding sequence ATGAACACGCTTTCGCCCGTCCAAAAGGCCGACATCGCCGCGCGCCACCCGCAGTTCTTCGACAGGACCTCGCTGCGCCCCTACCGCGCGCCTCTTCTCGTCATTCTCGCTGCCGCATATGTAGCGTTCTCATTCTGGTTCTTCGCGTTCGGAAAGGTCTTCTCTCAGGCCGACTACTCGATCGCCGGCACCTATCTTGCCGACTGGATCTCCTACGAGGTTCGCCCGGAGATCGACATGGCAGCCGACGGGACCATGAAGATTTCCTATTCGCGGTTCGATCCGCTTGGCGAAGATCCGAACCCCGGCTGGGTGGAGACCGAAAAGTCCGTCGTAACCCATCAGACCGGCACGGCCACACCGACGGTCAGCCTGTCCGAGCCGCAGACGACGCCGAAAAGCTGCATATCGCTGATGGTTCCCGGTGCTGCCATGGGATCGTCCGCACCTAAAGGGCCCGAATCGCCCCCGCAGGCCCCGGCGGCGACCGCTCCGGCAACCGTCACCGAGGAGGTTGTTACACGGGCGCGGATCGCCATGAGCAGCAATTCCTCGATAGAAATGACTGCCAATAAGGCGGTGTTGACGAGAGGTGCTGAAACGGTCGTCGTGCCGATGGGTAGATCGGACATTCGCATCGACGCCCCCCTTCCGGACTGGGCGTCGCAGAGGCGGCCGGGCGAGAAGATCATCGCCAGCTTCGGATTCGCCGGCTGGGCGGAAGTCACGACGAACGACGTCAAGGTCCACAAGCGGTTTCTCGGATGGGCGAATTTCCTGTTCGACACGCGGTCTCCCTTTTTTGGGAAGCCATATTCCGAGGTTGCGAGCCTCATTTTCGGCGGTCCCCGCATCGACCCGGAGCGGAGCAACCTGGCTCTCGCCTGGAACAACATCCTCTACAACAGCGAATGGCAGCACCTCGACGTATGGACCAAGCTCCTGCAGACCATCGTGATGGCGTTCGTCGGGACTCTGTTCGCTTCGCTCGTCGCTTTTCCCCTGGCATTCGTCGCAGCACGCAACATCACGCGCAACGGTGTTGCAAACCACGTGACGAAGAGGTCCTTCGACTTCCTTCGCTCCGTCGACATGCTGATCTGGGCGCTTTTCTTCACACGCGGCTTCGGGCCCGGCCCCCTGGCCGGCATCTCGGCGATCTTCTTCACAGACACCGGGACGCTGGGCAAACTGTATTCGGAATCACTCGAGAACATCGACGAGAAGCAGCGGGAAGGCGTCCGCTCCGTCGGAGCGTCGCCGATTGCGGTACAGCGGTTCGGTGTCCTGCCGCAGGTACTTCCTGTCTTTGCGTCGCAGGCCCTCTACTTCTGGGAGTCCAACACGCGCTCAGCGACGATCATCGGCGCCGTCGGGGCGGGAGGAATCGGCCTCAAACTGTGGGAGGCGATGCGCACCAACCAGGACTGGGAAAACGTCGGCTACATGGTGCTCCTGATTCTGATTGTCGTGTTTGCCTTCGATGCCGTCTCGAACGCGATCCGGACACGTCTGATGGGACGCCGCTGA
- a CDS encoding adenylate/guanylate cyclase domain-containing protein, whose product MDKAPATVAFIDIAGFSAIADVYGDAAALDVLEVFESMVRDALSGYEPPIKWIGDEAMLSFREPDTAIQVLGALLQACRKEPRLPLTRAGLNHGPVIRRAGDLFGTTVNIAARIAALASPGQLLATQPVAEAAIARGILVRDLGMMALRSVAGEVHLYEIELAPSADPAWIDPVCKMHAPYSSYKRAAPQGPWFCSPRCEEAYRRSPQTYELPR is encoded by the coding sequence TTGGATAAAGCACCGGCCACCGTTGCGTTCATAGATATCGCGGGGTTCAGCGCGATTGCGGATGTTTATGGAGACGCAGCCGCGCTTGACGTGCTTGAGGTATTCGAGAGCATGGTCCGCGACGCCCTGAGCGGCTATGAGCCTCCGATTAAATGGATCGGTGATGAGGCAATGCTCTCATTTCGCGAGCCCGATACAGCGATCCAGGTACTCGGAGCGTTGTTGCAGGCATGCCGCAAGGAGCCACGGCTACCCCTCACTCGGGCGGGGCTGAACCATGGGCCGGTCATCCGCAGAGCAGGCGATCTCTTTGGCACGACTGTCAACATTGCAGCACGAATCGCCGCGCTCGCATCGCCTGGTCAATTACTTGCCACTCAACCCGTTGCCGAGGCGGCTATTGCCAGAGGCATTCTAGTGCGAGACCTCGGAATGATGGCGCTGAGATCGGTAGCCGGGGAAGTCCATCTCTATGAGATCGAGCTTGCTCCGTCGGCTGATCCAGCCTGGATCGATCCTGTGTGCAAGATGCATGCACCATACTCATCCTATAAGCGGGCCGCCCCGCAGGGGCCGTGGTTTTGTTCGCCACGTTGTGAAGAAGCATATCGACGGTCGCCGCAGACCTATGAGTTGCCCCGGTGA
- a CDS encoding adenylate/guanylate cyclase domain-containing protein, which produces MKSANGAQWDYAREIRSILLRFVAFAILLANLLLGGNEGAGRTHLIVVVSYLVISITSVATARFLPDRSWLKTLFVVLDSLLVVLILYGHILGEPVTENHNLTTTSLVVAFILLTHVGLKLDRRLVLIFSSLVLFSWITMLAITAARHHTADTVSLIASFFNQDLGLTVSFGFTAFAIYLLAKDHDRTRKEALRADERRLNLSRFFSPLVVADLEEGSSALDLERRNAAIMFVDLRNFTSFAETAPARELAWVLGEYRHLVSGTIFEHGGTVDKFIGDGVMAVFGQPSPREDDADRALACALDLVDALSDWKNHSGYPGLDAGIGLHCGTVVGGVLDSGCHSEFTVIGDAVNVAQRLESLAKSFDAPLVVSSALMAQLQNPVPPALWISQSAVALPGRRLPIDVWYLRREAGLALAEDSLRNETGGVQTALQRSSFQPSPPAPDVCTG; this is translated from the coding sequence ATGAAATCTGCAAACGGCGCTCAATGGGACTACGCGCGAGAAATTCGTTCGATCCTTCTGCGCTTTGTCGCGTTCGCGATTCTTCTCGCCAACCTCTTGCTAGGCGGCAACGAAGGCGCCGGAAGGACGCACTTAATCGTTGTCGTCAGCTATCTCGTCATCAGCATCACTTCCGTCGCAACAGCGCGATTCCTTCCTGATCGCTCTTGGTTGAAAACCCTCTTTGTCGTACTCGACTCCTTGCTGGTCGTCTTAATTTTATATGGGCACATCCTTGGCGAGCCGGTTACCGAAAACCACAATTTGACGACAACCAGCTTGGTGGTGGCATTTATCCTGCTCACCCATGTAGGCCTCAAGCTGGATCGGCGGCTGGTCCTTATCTTCTCCAGCCTCGTCCTCTTTTCGTGGATCACCATGCTGGCTATCACTGCTGCGAGGCATCATACGGCTGACACGGTGTCGTTGATCGCATCGTTCTTCAATCAGGACCTGGGTCTCACGGTCAGCTTTGGCTTCACCGCCTTTGCAATCTATCTTCTCGCGAAGGACCACGACCGGACGCGCAAGGAAGCGCTGCGAGCGGATGAGCGACGTCTCAACCTTTCGAGGTTCTTCTCGCCGCTCGTGGTCGCGGACCTTGAGGAAGGCAGTTCGGCTCTCGATCTCGAACGTCGCAACGCGGCGATCATGTTCGTTGATTTGCGAAATTTCACAAGCTTTGCCGAGACTGCGCCAGCACGCGAACTGGCCTGGGTTCTGGGGGAATACCGGCACCTTGTTTCGGGCACCATTTTTGAGCACGGCGGGACCGTCGATAAGTTTATTGGCGACGGGGTCATGGCGGTCTTCGGCCAACCCTCCCCCAGAGAAGACGACGCAGACCGCGCCTTGGCATGCGCGCTTGATCTCGTCGATGCGCTCAGCGATTGGAAGAACCACAGTGGTTACCCTGGCCTCGACGCAGGTATTGGCTTGCACTGCGGCACGGTCGTCGGCGGCGTCCTGGACAGCGGATGCCATAGCGAGTTTACCGTAATCGGTGATGCGGTTAACGTCGCCCAGCGCCTGGAGTCTCTGGCCAAATCATTCGATGCGCCGCTCGTCGTGTCGTCGGCCCTGATGGCCCAGCTCCAGAACCCCGTTCCACCTGCCCTCTGGATATCGCAGAGTGCGGTGGCACTGCCGGGACGTCGGCTTCCAATAGATGTGTGGTACTTGCGCCGCGAAGCGGGCCTTGCGCTCGCTGAGGATAGCCTGCGCAACGAAACCGGGGGCGTGCAGACCGCCCTTCAAAGGTCGTCCTTCCAGCCATCGCCTCCGGCGCCCGATGTGTGCACGGGATAG
- a CDS encoding ATP-binding protein, with translation MLPHRMMSPDEIYAEFSEMRIKHPQQEAAVAVFKKLRQRMIAAPYAGQTAVKMFAGSQSGKTTTVEWYIDKFLVDEWLAAKALTAKTADEKAWLEKTAKLPRRELAKLQTIALHVELTGGTTMSSLMSDFLVALGDPEPYSGTYRQRRYRVEKALSERGYQIIFIDEIQHLKTPANTGPVSRTDDATEVQNTFKGWVKRWPIVFVGTQHAEKVVFEHQIATRSHKPIDFRPLHYGDRKGRKDFEDFCGRLSLKIVEHRILPERPRILVEGDVPLCLNIASKGRLGVVAIIVRNALENMAESGHAQLTREHLATAVEDYSQEIKLCSYNPFRTGPTFIPSPEEYAKDVANDN, from the coding sequence TTGCTACCCCATAGAATGATGAGCCCGGATGAGATTTATGCCGAGTTTAGCGAGATGCGGATCAAGCACCCGCAACAGGAGGCTGCTGTCGCTGTATTCAAGAAGTTGCGTCAGCGCATGATTGCGGCCCCGTACGCAGGGCAGACCGCGGTCAAGATGTTCGCCGGATCGCAGTCGGGAAAAACAACCACCGTCGAATGGTACATTGACAAATTCCTCGTCGATGAATGGCTGGCCGCGAAAGCGCTAACGGCTAAGACAGCCGACGAAAAAGCCTGGCTAGAAAAGACCGCAAAGCTTCCGAGACGCGAGTTGGCCAAATTGCAGACCATCGCGCTGCATGTGGAGCTGACAGGCGGCACGACGATGAGCAGTCTCATGTCGGATTTCCTGGTAGCGCTAGGTGATCCGGAACCTTACAGCGGAACCTATAGGCAAAGGCGGTACCGTGTGGAAAAGGCTCTCTCTGAACGTGGTTACCAGATCATTTTCATCGACGAAATCCAGCACCTGAAGACGCCCGCCAACACCGGTCCGGTGTCGAGAACAGACGACGCGACCGAAGTCCAGAACACCTTCAAGGGCTGGGTAAAACGATGGCCCATAGTCTTCGTCGGCACGCAACATGCCGAGAAAGTCGTTTTCGAACACCAGATAGCTACCCGTTCTCACAAGCCGATAGATTTTAGACCTTTGCATTATGGCGACCGAAAAGGTCGAAAGGACTTCGAGGACTTTTGCGGCCGGCTCAGCTTGAAAATTGTGGAGCATCGCATTTTGCCGGAAAGGCCAAGAATACTCGTCGAAGGGGATGTCCCGCTCTGTTTGAACATCGCTTCGAAAGGACGTCTGGGCGTTGTTGCAATCATCGTCCGGAATGCGCTGGAAAATATGGCTGAGAGTGGCCATGCGCAGCTCACCCGAGAACATCTCGCAACCGCCGTAGAGGACTATTCGCAAGAAATCAAACTGTGTTCTTACAACCCCTTCAGAACGGGGCCGACCTTCATTCCATCTCCCGAAGAATATGCGAAGGACGTCGCCAATGACAATTAA
- a CDS encoding integrase catalytic domain-containing protein yields MGFTRGDCYRVTTDNRTRDYTLVKKLAGGSLIFLDESTGMPERIEEAQFGKWIKENAAVQQLSSNWVDRIDIHALMDATLPDTPLETRKRIESAQEKVAEALMYRYYARKFDENGKVSKSTDGLEEFIEKTYSTACRAGHFRRPSASGLARALKRSVPHERDLADLISKQGAHSKRVWKDPWVKPKLDEAVEHFYQEGNPKPPELQEAVFLFLGQAIEEDRARRARGEEGLKYPKRTAVENYIRDQETRERLARRDPIKALQRYGARASGATAEFPLQLVQVDQTQIDEWIPIYDEDGNVEDRKRPYLVSIVDVYSRILLAAILTFEKPSTLTVQLAIKQMLRPKLFLIERFGVKKGATDGYGQPKKMLFDNGVENIGVSMRALLGDAGIDMDAAPKATPQAKAIVESGFNTYNKGIWHKAPGGIPYKPHVLAARRLKPEEKADWALRFAEGVMWHWIVNVHHLSRNRTLEAVPVRMWSKINDPMVGRSVSKRLDLVDIICGTRARLRIDRNGVVYENHVFHHPDVTEDFLIATVPKEGRSGRGKVKVEAIIYKWDCSHIVIVDHVRKRFVRLPNSKPRFAEGLSYAEADLIKASDRRLDKHFVDEEELILAKYEYYKLIDNARAMDRAERAIRQAKRAAKKAARQDELVIWNLVEGDHIEIGSIEPTVQGTASYDVPQEMPAMVRKAPQILHKDQPRGAQKARETREINKQVKKLRNLAAPPAVPPPSIPDLQSSSQWMLPIIESPDSFLDALADDLD; encoded by the coding sequence ATGGGATTCACTAGAGGCGATTGTTATCGCGTCACGACCGATAACCGTACAAGGGACTACACCCTTGTAAAAAAACTCGCAGGCGGGTCCCTCATCTTTCTTGATGAATCTACCGGAATGCCGGAACGGATCGAGGAGGCCCAGTTCGGGAAATGGATCAAGGAAAACGCTGCTGTCCAGCAGTTGTCGTCAAACTGGGTTGATCGCATCGATATACACGCGTTGATGGACGCGACTCTTCCGGACACACCACTCGAGACAAGGAAAAGGATCGAGAGCGCCCAGGAAAAGGTCGCGGAAGCGCTGATGTACAGGTACTACGCTCGAAAGTTTGACGAGAACGGCAAAGTTTCGAAGTCCACGGACGGCCTCGAAGAGTTCATTGAGAAAACGTACTCCACGGCTTGCCGAGCCGGCCATTTTCGGAGGCCATCAGCGTCGGGATTGGCTCGTGCTCTGAAGCGAAGTGTTCCGCACGAACGTGATCTTGCCGACCTAATCAGCAAGCAAGGAGCTCACAGCAAAAGGGTATGGAAGGACCCTTGGGTAAAGCCAAAGCTAGACGAGGCTGTCGAGCATTTTTACCAAGAAGGCAATCCAAAGCCTCCTGAGTTACAGGAGGCGGTATTCCTTTTCCTTGGGCAAGCTATCGAAGAGGACAGGGCTCGGCGCGCACGAGGCGAAGAAGGGCTCAAATATCCAAAACGTACGGCAGTCGAAAACTATATCCGCGACCAGGAAACTCGGGAGCGCCTCGCCCGTCGCGACCCTATAAAGGCGCTGCAGCGGTATGGAGCTAGAGCCAGCGGTGCGACCGCTGAATTCCCACTACAACTCGTGCAGGTCGATCAGACGCAGATAGATGAATGGATACCGATCTATGATGAAGACGGGAACGTCGAAGACCGCAAGCGGCCCTATCTTGTATCCATAGTGGATGTCTATTCTCGGATACTTCTCGCCGCAATTCTGACTTTCGAAAAGCCATCCACGCTCACCGTGCAATTGGCGATCAAGCAAATGCTGCGGCCAAAGCTTTTTCTTATCGAGCGCTTTGGGGTCAAGAAAGGGGCGACCGACGGATACGGGCAACCGAAAAAAATGCTGTTCGACAACGGCGTTGAGAATATCGGCGTTTCAATGCGGGCCCTCTTAGGCGATGCTGGCATCGATATGGATGCTGCGCCAAAAGCGACGCCGCAGGCGAAAGCCATCGTCGAGAGCGGATTCAATACATACAACAAAGGCATCTGGCACAAAGCGCCCGGGGGAATACCTTATAAGCCCCACGTGCTCGCGGCGCGTCGGCTCAAGCCTGAGGAAAAAGCAGATTGGGCCCTCAGATTTGCCGAGGGTGTGATGTGGCACTGGATCGTCAACGTCCACCACTTGAGTCGCAATCGCACGCTTGAAGCTGTTCCGGTTCGAATGTGGTCGAAGATCAATGATCCTATGGTAGGTCGGTCTGTCTCCAAACGGCTCGATCTCGTGGACATTATCTGCGGCACCCGCGCGCGACTGCGGATCGACAGGAACGGCGTGGTCTATGAGAACCACGTTTTTCATCATCCGGACGTAACGGAAGATTTTCTGATTGCAACAGTGCCAAAGGAGGGGCGCTCCGGCCGCGGCAAGGTCAAGGTTGAGGCCATCATCTACAAATGGGATTGTTCGCACATCGTGATTGTCGACCACGTAAGGAAGCGTTTCGTCAGATTGCCAAACTCGAAGCCCAGGTTTGCCGAAGGCCTGAGTTACGCAGAGGCTGACTTGATCAAAGCCAGCGATCGCCGACTGGATAAGCATTTCGTTGATGAAGAAGAGCTTATCCTCGCGAAATATGAGTATTACAAACTCATCGACAACGCGCGGGCCATGGATCGCGCCGAGAGGGCGATCCGTCAAGCAAAAAGGGCGGCCAAAAAAGCAGCTCGCCAAGACGAGCTTGTTATCTGGAACCTCGTTGAAGGCGACCACATTGAGATCGGCAGCATCGAGCCCACCGTTCAGGGTACCGCTTCTTACGATGTCCCGCAGGAAATGCCTGCGATGGTTCGGAAGGCCCCACAAATTCTTCACAAAGATCAGCCTCGCGGCGCGCAGAAGGCTCGGGAGACGCGTGAAATAAACAAACAGGTGAAGAAACTGCGCAACCTAGCCGCGCCGCCGGCCGTCCCACCACCCTCGATACCAGACCTTCAAAGCTCCAGTCAGTGGATGTTGCCCATCATTGAGAGCCCAGACAGCTTTCTGGATGCGCTCGCTGACGATCTCGATTGA